One Methanolobus sp. WCC4 DNA segment encodes these proteins:
- the trpA gene encoding tryptophan synthase subunit alpha yields the protein MRIADKFAELGLKEEKALIAYVCAGDPSAEATKDIVNSLVKGGADIVELGLPFSDPVADGPTIEAASTRALEAGMTPDIYFEMAASISKDTDVPLVCMTYYNLIYKRGTEKFAKDCAEAGITGIIVPDLPAEESDELYDACQKNGVDLIFLITPVTTDARMENNLSRTSGFVYIVSRLGVTGERVDVADSTKKILSRIHTDVPKAVGFGISNGKQAAEVIKAGADAVIVGSAFVSIIASDEDVNERVEKLASELKESCK from the coding sequence GTGAGAATAGCAGATAAATTCGCTGAACTTGGACTGAAGGAAGAGAAGGCACTTATTGCGTACGTATGTGCAGGAGATCCTTCTGCAGAAGCTACAAAGGATATAGTCAATTCACTTGTGAAAGGTGGTGCAGATATAGTAGAACTGGGACTTCCATTCTCAGACCCTGTTGCAGACGGCCCCACCATAGAGGCTGCATCCACCAGGGCGCTTGAAGCTGGTATGACCCCGGACATCTATTTTGAGATGGCTGCATCCATCAGCAAAGACACAGATGTTCCGCTCGTCTGCATGACATATTATAACCTTATCTACAAGAGAGGTACGGAGAAGTTCGCAAAGGACTGTGCAGAAGCAGGGATTACAGGGATCATTGTTCCAGACCTTCCTGCAGAGGAGTCTGATGAACTGTATGACGCATGCCAGAAGAACGGTGTCGATCTCATATTCCTCATCACCCCTGTTACAACAGATGCGAGAATGGAAAATAACCTTTCCAGAACATCAGGTTTCGTTTACATCGTATCAAGACTTGGCGTAACAGGCGAGAGGGTCGATGTGGCTGATTCCACAAAGAAGATACTTTCCCGCATCCACACAGATGTGCCAAAAGCCGTCGGTTTTGGAATATCCAATGGCAAGCAGGCTGCAGAGGTCATCAAAGCAGGTGCTGATGCGGTAATTGTCGGCTCTGCATTTGTAAGCATCATTGCTTCAGACGAGGATGTCAATGAGAGGGTCGAGAAGCTTGCATCCGAACTTAAAGAGAGCTGCAAGTAA
- a CDS encoding translation initiation factor IF-6, with protein MIRTINIQDSPIIGAFATCTEDLALVPLGTSDKICRDLGEWLQVNVVKTLINGSTIVGSLCRGNSNALLVSMDSIVRGQEDLDIPVVEVPGKMNAMGNIILANDSAALVHPDLSDRSIEVVEKALKVDVMRGTIGGAKTVGMAGVATNKGLLVNPRATASELEALESLFDLPVDIGTTNYGTQMVGSGLLANSKGYVAGSQTTGHELGRIEDALDLIL; from the coding sequence ATGATACGAACTATCAATATCCAGGACAGCCCCATTATTGGGGCTTTCGCAACGTGCACTGAAGACTTAGCACTTGTACCGCTTGGCACTTCGGACAAGATCTGCAGGGATCTTGGGGAATGGTTACAGGTCAATGTAGTGAAGACCCTCATCAATGGAAGTACTATTGTGGGTTCACTTTGTCGTGGGAATTCCAATGCATTGCTTGTTTCAATGGATTCAATTGTAAGGGGACAGGAAGATCTCGACATCCCTGTCGTAGAGGTTCCCGGAAAAATGAATGCCATGGGAAATATCATCCTCGCTAATGATTCAGCTGCGCTGGTACATCCTGATCTCAGTGACAGGTCCATCGAAGTTGTCGAAAAGGCTTTGAAGGTCGATGTCATGCGTGGTACTATCGGAGGTGCCAAGACCGTTGGAATGGCAGGCGTTGCTACCAACAAAGGTCTGCTTGTAAACCCGAGAGCAACAGCTTCGGAGCTTGAGGCTCTTGAGTCACTGTTCGACCTTCCTGTGGACATAGGTACAACGAACTATGGTACGCAGATGGTAGGTTCAGGTCTGCTGGCCAACTCCAAAGGTTACGTTGCAGGTTCACAGACAACAGGTCATGAACTGGGAAGAATAGAGGATGCACTGGATCTGATATTATAA
- a CDS encoding archaellin/type IV pilin N-terminal domain-containing protein — MKANKTSFNMDTKAQVGIGTLIIFIAMVLVAAVAAAVLIQTSGTLQQKAQSTGKQATQEVSSNLMVKSIEGVRAKDNATSMADNVSLLKMKVGLNVGSSPVDMNQVVISITDGTTTNNLIYANNEQTYSSAMANFSSSNNASANLDELLTDTQSTPGDNAKYFFTVEKIRDEDGSFTQGEPVMNTGDLIIIYISTVTTGDTAYDLVGSLDVSAAMKETGLLISPRTSVSLVLTPEAGAATSADFVTPSSYGTVETIQLYP; from the coding sequence ATGAAAGCAAACAAAACTTCATTCAATATGGATACAAAAGCTCAGGTTGGTATCGGTACCCTTATTATTTTCATTGCAATGGTACTTGTTGCTGCTGTTGCTGCAGCGGTTCTTATACAGACTTCAGGAACACTTCAGCAGAAGGCACAGTCAACTGGTAAACAGGCAACCCAGGAAGTATCTTCCAATCTGATGGTAAAGTCGATAGAAGGTGTAAGGGCCAAAGATAATGCTACAAGTATGGCTGACAATGTTTCCCTTCTTAAGATGAAGGTTGGCCTTAATGTAGGTAGTTCTCCTGTAGATATGAATCAGGTGGTAATCTCCATTACTGATGGTACTACTACTAATAACCTGATCTATGCAAACAATGAACAGACCTATAGTTCTGCAATGGCGAACTTTAGTAGTAGCAATAATGCATCAGCAAATCTGGATGAGCTTTTAACGGATACTCAGTCTACTCCTGGGGATAATGCAAAATATTTCTTTACTGTAGAGAAGATCCGTGATGAAGATGGTTCATTCACGCAGGGCGAACCTGTTATGAACACTGGGGATCTTATTATCATCTATATATCTACTGTGACAACAGGTGATACTGCATATGATCTGGTAGGCTCTTTGGATGTCAGTGCTGCTATGAAGGAGACTGGTCTTTTAATAAGCCCAAGGACCTCTGTAAGTCTGGTGCTCACTCCAGAGGCTGGAGCAGCAACAAGTGCAGACTTTGTCACTCCATCTTCCTATGGAACAGTGGAAACAATACAGCTCTATCCATAA
- a CDS encoding indole-3-glycerol-phosphate synthase, giving the protein MHSVINNIVNSTEKRVLQIPAGITLKRKTEKRDIFAAIKAKRSRNKVAVISEVKPASPGKKLRDISPEDAAMIASEMERAGAIAISVLTEPEFFHGSTDNLKAARNNISIPVLRKDFIIDRLQFEEVESDLILLIAGILGTGLEEMVELAISKGFEPLVEVHNKEELEKALVTKARLIGINNRDLSTLEIDLDTTIELIPGIKQFDNDNGTEHIIISESGMHTTDDIRKVIEAGADAVLVGTSIIKSGEIYAKTKELVDALDQL; this is encoded by the coding sequence ATGCATTCAGTTATAAATAATATAGTCAATTCCACTGAAAAGAGAGTCCTGCAAATACCGGCAGGGATCACTCTGAAAAGAAAGACTGAGAAAAGAGACATCTTCGCTGCAATTAAGGCAAAAAGGTCCCGGAACAAAGTTGCTGTTATCTCCGAGGTTAAACCGGCATCTCCGGGGAAGAAGTTAAGGGACATATCACCTGAAGATGCTGCAATGATAGCAAGTGAAATGGAGAGAGCAGGTGCAATTGCAATATCCGTACTTACTGAACCAGAGTTCTTCCATGGATCAACAGATAACCTGAAAGCTGCAAGGAACAATATTTCTATACCCGTACTACGCAAGGATTTCATCATTGACAGACTGCAGTTCGAAGAAGTCGAAAGTGACCTCATCTTACTGATAGCCGGAATACTTGGAACGGGGCTTGAGGAAATGGTAGAGCTGGCCATATCAAAAGGATTCGAACCACTTGTTGAGGTACACAACAAAGAGGAACTTGAAAAAGCCCTTGTAACAAAAGCAAGACTGATAGGTATCAATAACAGGGACCTCAGCACTCTGGAGATAGACCTTGACACCACAATTGAACTCATACCAGGAATAAAACAGTTCGACAATGATAATGGAACAGAACACATTATAATAAGTGAAAGTGGTATGCATACTACAGATGATATAAGAAAGGTGATAGAAGCAGGTGCTGATGCTGTGCTTGTAGGCACCTCGATAATCAAGAGCGGAGAGATATACGCCAAGACAAAAGAACTGGTTGATGCGCTTGACCAATTATAA
- a CDS encoding archaellin/type IV pilin N-terminal domain-containing protein has product MKANKVLHMKKDTRAQVGIGTLIIFIAMVLVAAVAAAVLIQTSGTLQQKAQSTGKQATQEVSSNLMVKTIEGVRAKNSSTEMSDTVDLLKLKVGLNVGSSPVDVNQVVVSITDGTTANNLVYAGNTKSYASAGASNGSMGYFGDSASDNLVTLLTNQTTIVSDTLVNSQKYYTVEKIRDEDASFSQANPVMNTGDLITLYIATTADTAVNYQSVGSSNVSAGLDDSGLNLVPRTTVNIVLTPESGAATTADFVAPSSYGVKETVQLYP; this is encoded by the coding sequence ATGAAAGCAAACAAAGTATTACACATGAAAAAAGACACCAGAGCTCAGGTGGGTATTGGTACTCTTATCATATTCATCGCAATGGTTCTAGTCGCAGCAGTCGCTGCTGCCGTATTGATTCAGACTTCCGGTACCCTTCAGCAGAAGGCACAATCCACCGGTAAGCAGGCAACTCAGGAAGTTTCATCCAACCTGATGGTCAAGACCATCGAAGGTGTCCGTGCTAAGAACTCATCAACAGAGATGTCTGACACAGTTGACCTTCTTAAGCTCAAAGTAGGCCTTAATGTCGGCAGTTCTCCTGTAGATGTCAATCAGGTAGTTGTTTCTATTACTGATGGTACAACAGCAAACAACCTTGTTTATGCAGGTAACACAAAATCCTATGCATCAGCTGGTGCTTCAAATGGAAGTATGGGTTACTTTGGAGACAGTGCATCAGATAATCTGGTGACTCTTTTGACAAACCAGACAACAATTGTTAGTGATACACTCGTAAACTCTCAGAAATATTATACAGTTGAGAAGATACGTGATGAAGATGCATCTTTCTCTCAGGCTAATCCTGTAATGAATACTGGTGATCTTATTACTTTGTATATTGCTACAACAGCAGACACAGCCGTAAATTATCAATCAGTAGGATCATCTAATGTTTCAGCAGGACTTGATGATTCCGGACTTAATCTTGTTCCGAGGACAACAGTTAATATCGTCCTGACCCCTGAATCCGGTGCAGCAACCACTGCAGACTTCGTAGCTCCTTCATCCTATGGTGTAAAGGAGACTGTACAGCTATATCCATAA
- the rpl18a gene encoding 50S ribosomal protein L18Ae has product MKTFQVKGTFKAGIAWEKFTKVIESQNEKNALEKVYSLIGSQHALKRNLIKIDSITEA; this is encoded by the coding sequence ATGAAGACATTTCAGGTCAAAGGCACATTCAAGGCCGGAATAGCATGGGAAAAGTTCACAAAGGTCATTGAGAGCCAGAACGAGAAGAATGCACTTGAAAAGGTGTACTCACTTATTGGCAGTCAGCATGCCCTTAAAAGGAACTTGATCAAGATCGACAGTATCACAGAGGCATGA
- a CDS encoding archaellin/type IV pilin N-terminal domain-containing protein, whose amino-acid sequence MKANKVLHMKKDTTAQVGIGTLIIFIAMVLVAAVAAAVLIQTSGTLQQKAQSTGKQATQEVSSNLMVKTIEGVRAKNSSTEMSDTVDLLKLKVGLNVGSSPVDVNQVVVSITDGTTANNLVYAGNTKSYASAGASNGSMGYFGDSAADNLVTLLTNQTTIVTDTLTNSQKYYTVEKIRDEDASFSQANPVMNTGDLITLYIATTADTAVNYQSVGSSNVSAGLDDSGLNLVPRTTVNIVLTPESGAATTADFVAPSSYGVKETVQLYP is encoded by the coding sequence ATGAAAGCAAACAAAGTCCTACATATGAAAAAAGACACCACGGCTCAGGTGGGTATTGGTACCCTTATCATATTCATCGCCATGGTTCTTGTTGCAGCAGTCGCTGCTGCCGTATTGATTCAGACTTCCGGTACACTTCAGCAGAAGGCTCAGTCCACAGGTAAGCAGGCAACTCAGGAAGTATCATCCAACCTGATGGTAAAGACCATCGAAGGTGTCCGTGCTAAGAACTCATCAACAGAGATGTCTGACACAGTTGACCTTCTTAAGCTTAAAGTTGGCCTTAATGTTGGCAGTTCTCCTGTAGATGTCAATCAGGTAGTTGTTTCTATTACTGATGGTACAACTGCAAACAACCTCGTTTATGCAGGCAACACTAAATCCTATGCATCAGCTGGTGCTTCAAATGGAAGCATGGGTTACTTTGGAGACAGTGCAGCAGATAATCTGGTGACTCTTTTGACAAACCAGACTACAATTGTTACTGATACACTCACAAACTCTCAGAAATACTATACAGTAGAGAAGATACGTGATGAAGATGCCTCATTCTCTCAGGCTAATCCTGTTATGAACACTGGTGACCTTATTACATTGTATATTGCTACAACAGCCGATACAGCTGTAAATTATCAGTCAGTAGGATCGTCCAACGTTTCTGCAGGACTTGATGATTCCGGACTTAATCTTGTTCCAAGGACAACAGTCAATATTGTCCTGACCCCAGAATCAGGTGCAGCAACAACAGCAGACTTCGTAGCTCCTTCATCTTATGGTGTAAAGGAGACCGTACAGCTATATCCATAA
- the pfdA gene encoding prefoldin subunit alpha, translating into MADMNGQDPRVLANQHREFQKRAEMIQQQVGMVQISIEDCNRALTTIEELSNVSEGSEMMFPIGSGSFVYANISHADKVVVDVGAGISVERPIADAKEILERRKARLTSALENMNNGLLQISQQMQAIESFLAQQQQQMQGMTGSQ; encoded by the coding sequence ATGGCTGATATGAATGGACAGGACCCCCGGGTCCTTGCGAACCAGCACCGTGAGTTCCAGAAGCGCGCGGAGATGATACAGCAGCAGGTCGGCATGGTCCAGATCTCTATTGAGGATTGTAATCGTGCTCTGACCACCATTGAGGAGTTAAGCAATGTTTCTGAAGGCTCCGAGATGATGTTCCCGATCGGTTCCGGTTCATTTGTATATGCCAATATCAGCCACGCTGATAAGGTCGTGGTAGACGTCGGGGCCGGGATAAGTGTAGAAAGGCCGATCGCGGATGCAAAGGAGATCCTTGAGCGCCGCAAGGCAAGGCTTACATCAGCCCTGGAAAACATGAATAACGGTCTACTTCAGATAAGCCAGCAGATGCAGGCTATCGAATCTTTCCTTGCTCAGCAGCAACAGCAGATGCAGGGAATGACAGGTTCCCAGTGA
- a CDS encoding archaellin/type IV pilin N-terminal domain-containing protein produces the protein MMSVPDIFSKNDVAQVGIGTLIIFIAMVLIAAVAASVLIQTSGTLQQQAQSTGKQATQEVSSNLVVKSIEGVRGKTSGNLSGNVSLLKIKVGLNVGSSAVDLNQLVISITDGVNTNDLLYGYNDKTYGSAMDNFSSSASYDVNLAYLLNGTQSDPGTNGQYFFTVQKIRDEDGSFSQGNPIMTTGDLVTIYVSAVSDGDLSYNEINGISVSGEQKDSNLDIGTRATVSMVLTPEAGATTIAEFVTPSSFGTKETIALYP, from the coding sequence ATGATGTCTGTTCCTGATATCTTTTCAAAGAATGATGTAGCTCAGGTCGGCATAGGTACTCTTATCATATTCATTGCCATGGTGCTGATCGCAGCAGTGGCGGCCTCTGTACTGATACAGACTTCCGGTACGCTTCAGCAGCAGGCACAATCCACAGGTAAACAGGCAACTCAGGAAGTTTCCTCAAACCTTGTGGTAAAAAGCATTGAAGGTGTTCGTGGAAAGACTTCGGGCAACCTTTCAGGCAACGTGTCCTTGCTAAAGATCAAAGTGGGCTTGAATGTTGGTAGTTCTGCGGTCGACCTGAATCAACTTGTTATCAGTATCACTGATGGGGTCAATACCAATGATCTTCTATACGGGTATAATGATAAGACCTATGGTAGTGCTATGGACAATTTCTCATCGTCCGCTTCCTATGATGTGAATCTCGCCTATCTCCTGAATGGTACTCAAAGTGATCCCGGGACAAATGGCCAGTATTTCTTTACAGTTCAGAAGATACGTGATGAAGATGGTTCATTCTCTCAGGGCAATCCTATTATGACTACCGGTGACCTGGTGACTATCTATGTATCTGCTGTTTCAGATGGGGATCTTTCCTACAATGAGATCAATGGGATAAGTGTCAGTGGAGAGCAAAAGGATTCTAATCTGGATATAGGAACGCGTGCGACTGTTAGTATGGTCCTGACACCTGAAGCCGGGGCTACTACAATTGCAGAATTTGTAACACCATCATCATTTGGTACAAAGGAAACGATCGCATTATATCCATGA
- a CDS encoding 30S ribosomal protein S19e, whose product MTTVYDVPAAELIAKVAEKLKENDKVNPPEWATYVKTGVHKELPPIEKDWWYTRCAAVLRTVCMQGPIGVERLRSVYGGKKDRGAAPGVKAKGSGAIARTALQQLEEAGLVRALKSGRVVSPQGQSMLDNVAYQVKQDLVETIPGLAKY is encoded by the coding sequence ATGACAACTGTATATGACGTTCCTGCAGCCGAATTAATTGCAAAGGTCGCAGAAAAGTTGAAAGAGAATGATAAAGTCAACCCGCCTGAGTGGGCAACATATGTAAAGACTGGCGTACACAAGGAACTTCCACCTATCGAAAAGGACTGGTGGTATACAAGATGTGCCGCAGTACTCAGAACAGTCTGCATGCAGGGCCCTATCGGTGTTGAGAGACTTAGATCCGTCTATGGCGGAAAGAAGGACAGAGGAGCAGCGCCTGGTGTAAAGGCAAAGGGCAGCGGAGCAATAGCAAGGACAGCCCTTCAGCAGCTTGAGGAAGCAGGTCTTGTACGTGCTCTTAAGAGCGGTCGTGTAGTGTCCCCACAGGGACAGTCCATGCTTGACAATGTTGCATACCAGGTAAAGCAGGATCTTGTGGAAACAATTCCAGGTCTTGCTAAGTACTGA
- a CDS encoding 50S ribosomal protein L31e — translation MADDIVKEQIYTIPLREVKEAPRWKRSKHALKVIRSYLTKHMKAEPDMIKIDKTINEKIWERGAEKPPLSIRVRAAKFDDGEVQAELA, via the coding sequence ATGGCAGACGATATAGTAAAAGAGCAGATATATACGATTCCTCTCCGTGAAGTGAAGGAAGCTCCTCGCTGGAAGAGATCCAAGCACGCTCTGAAAGTTATCAGGTCATACCTTACAAAGCACATGAAGGCAGAACCTGATATGATCAAGATAGACAAGACGATCAACGAAAAGATATGGGAACGCGGTGCAGAGAAGCCACCTTTGTCCATCCGTGTAAGGGCTGCAAAGTTCGATGATGGTGAAGTTCAGGCAGAGCTTGCATAA
- a CDS encoding alpha hydrolase, which translates to MQVSVLFSGGKDSSLSAILLEPFFEIELVTCSFSLLPVGEVASGVAECLGFPHRVVEPDISIIEKAYDMIMQDGFPKNAINFIHKSVIEHLAADEKVSSIADGIRRDDRVPVLEHSQIRSIEDRFGVHYICPLKGFGRAAVNELVKEHLVIEEGLSENVLKADYETELRELITQRNGPEKVREIFPTHVQSHVIERRKVQNSI; encoded by the coding sequence ATGCAGGTGTCAGTCCTATTCAGCGGTGGAAAGGATAGTTCCCTTTCTGCGATATTGCTGGAGCCTTTCTTTGAGATCGAACTTGTGACATGCAGCTTTTCGTTACTTCCTGTAGGGGAGGTGGCATCTGGAGTTGCAGAATGTCTTGGTTTTCCACATCGTGTGGTAGAACCTGATATTTCGATCATTGAAAAGGCATATGACATGATCATGCAGGATGGTTTTCCGAAGAATGCTATCAACTTCATTCACAAAAGTGTGATCGAGCATCTTGCTGCTGATGAGAAGGTAAGTTCTATTGCGGATGGTATCCGACGTGATGATCGGGTCCCTGTACTGGAACATTCTCAGATAAGGAGCATAGAGGACCGTTTCGGGGTTCATTATATATGTCCCCTTAAAGGATTCGGGCGTGCTGCGGTCAATGAGCTTGTGAAGGAGCATCTGGTCATTGAGGAAGGCCTGAGCGAGAATGTCCTCAAAGCGGACTATGAGACCGAGCTTCGGGAGCTTATCACTCAACGCAACGGACCGGAAAAGGTCAGGGAGATCTTTCCCACACATGTACAATCACATGTTATCGAACGCAGGAAAGTTCAAAATTCAATTTAA
- a CDS encoding DNA-binding protein has protein sequence MADDLEEIRRRRLAQMQQQQQAAQQQMGGADMQAAMQQEQAQAEMEAKKQALMRQILTPEARERLTNLRMSRKELVEQLEAQLIMLAQSGRLQTKIDDEKLKQLLVQMQPKKREPTIKRM, from the coding sequence ATGGCTGATGACCTTGAAGAAATAAGAAGAAGACGGCTTGCGCAAATGCAGCAGCAGCAACAGGCAGCTCAACAACAGATGGGCGGTGCCGATATGCAGGCAGCAATGCAGCAGGAACAGGCGCAGGCTGAGATGGAAGCAAAGAAGCAGGCTCTGATGCGTCAGATCCTCACCCCGGAAGCACGTGAAAGGCTGACAAATCTACGTATGTCTCGCAAGGAACTCGTAGAGCAGCTTGAGGCTCAGTTGATCATGCTTGCACAAAGCGGCAGGCTCCAGACAAAGATCGATGATGAGAAACTCAAACAGCTTCTGGTGCAGATGCAACCTAAGAAGAGGGAGCCGACAATAAAGCGTATGTGA
- the ftsY gene encoding signal recognition particle-docking protein FtsY — MFNKLKAKLTGFKEKIGSKIDEKAVAIEPEEVIDVPHEDTQPLASVPSDQDSPEDTPVQAKTEEAMHVSEPVIEETAAQTDSPDKKKFGFAQKAKALVFEREFILEEDDLEEPLWELEMALLESDIALSVSEAIVESVKSQLVGTRRRIGSNTGNIVEDALKKAIYDVMSANVFDLDEYVKDAEKPVHIVFIGINGTGKTTSIAKLSKRFKDQGMSVVVAAGDTFRAGAIDQLAIHAEKIGVKIIKHQEQGDPAAVIYDAIQHAKANNADVVLSDTAGRMHTNVNLMEQLKKVCRVAPPDLIIFVDEAVAGNDAVERAAQFNDAVAINGSILTKTDADSKGGAAISIAYITGRPILFLGMGQGYDDLRKFDPQWFVDQLFAE; from the coding sequence GTGTTCAATAAGCTTAAGGCAAAATTAACTGGCTTCAAGGAGAAGATAGGCAGTAAGATCGATGAGAAAGCGGTTGCTATAGAACCTGAAGAGGTCATTGATGTTCCTCATGAAGATACGCAACCACTGGCATCCGTTCCATCTGATCAGGATAGTCCTGAGGACACGCCTGTTCAGGCAAAGACTGAAGAGGCTATGCATGTGTCCGAACCTGTCATTGAAGAGACAGCAGCTCAGACAGATTCCCCGGACAAAAAGAAATTCGGTTTTGCTCAGAAAGCAAAGGCCCTTGTTTTTGAAAGGGAGTTCATTCTGGAAGAGGATGACCTTGAAGAACCACTGTGGGAGCTCGAGATGGCACTTCTTGAAAGCGATATCGCACTCTCTGTCTCAGAAGCTATCGTGGAGTCTGTCAAAAGCCAGCTTGTAGGTACAAGGCGTCGCATAGGCAGCAACACCGGGAATATCGTTGAAGATGCTTTGAAGAAAGCTATCTATGATGTAATGAGCGCCAATGTGTTCGATCTCGATGAATATGTGAAAGATGCTGAAAAACCGGTGCATATCGTTTTTATTGGTATCAATGGTACAGGCAAGACCACATCCATTGCCAAGCTCTCCAAGCGTTTCAAGGACCAGGGCATGTCCGTAGTGGTGGCTGCCGGTGACACATTCAGGGCAGGTGCAATAGATCAGCTTGCCATACATGCTGAAAAGATCGGTGTGAAGATCATCAAACATCAGGAGCAGGGTGATCCTGCTGCTGTGATATATGATGCTATCCAGCACGCAAAGGCAAACAATGCCGATGTGGTACTTTCAGACACCGCCGGAAGGATGCATACGAATGTCAACCTGATGGAACAATTGAAGAAGGTATGTCGTGTAGCTCCGCCGGACCTTATAATCTTCGTCGATGAGGCAGTTGCAGGTAACGATGCGGTTGAAAGGGCAGCTCAGTTCAATGATGCTGTGGCGATCAACGGATCGATACTGACAAAAACAGATGCTGATTCAAAGGGTGGTGCGGCAATATCAATTGCATACATCACAGGGAGACCTATCCTTTTCTTAGGAATGGGGCAGGGGTATGATGACCTGCGCAAGTTCGATCCACAATGGTTCGTGGACCAGTTATTCGCAGAATGA
- a CDS encoding 50S ribosomal protein L39e produces the protein MSHNTKGQKTRLAKAHRQNHRVPTWVIIKTNRKVTSHPKRRHWRRSSLDVK, from the coding sequence GTGAGCCACAATACCAAAGGACAGAAAACAAGGCTGGCCAAGGCACACAGGCAGAACCACAGGGTTCCTACCTGGGTCATCATTAAAACTAACCGCAAGGTTACAAGCCATCCAAAGAGAAGACACTGGAGAAGAAGCAGTCTCGATGTGAAATAA
- the trpB gene encoding tryptophan synthase subunit beta, translated as MKRSMYGKFGGQFVPEVLMPALTELEEAYDKYKNDPEFLEELDYFMKEFAGRETPLYFAKNLSKKYGIKIYLKREDLVHGGAHKLNNTLGQALLAKYMGKERLIAETGAGQHGTATAMAAANMGFISEVYMGAKDVERQHMNVYRMELMGSKVNAVESGSRTLKDAINEALRDWVTNVENTHYLIGSVVGPHPYPMIVRDFQSVIGKEVKEQIIEKEGRYPDSIVACAGGGSNAMGIFHPFVEDKEVKLFPVEAGGKGMKTTEKEALHSSSLCAGEEGILQGAHTMILQDRYGQILESSSVSAGLDYSGVGPELAHLADIGRITPCSVNDEEALEAFYELSRLEGIIPALESSHAVAYVMKMAKTGELGNLVVINISGRGDKDLETVFKLKEEGETKKEKEACQ; from the coding sequence ATGAAAAGATCGATGTATGGTAAGTTCGGAGGGCAATTCGTTCCTGAAGTACTGATGCCTGCACTTACAGAGCTTGAAGAAGCCTACGACAAATACAAGAATGATCCGGAATTCCTTGAGGAACTGGATTATTTCATGAAGGAATTCGCAGGAAGGGAGACACCACTTTATTTTGCAAAGAACCTGAGCAAGAAGTACGGAATTAAGATCTACCTTAAAAGAGAGGACCTTGTCCACGGAGGTGCCCACAAACTGAACAACACCCTGGGACAGGCACTTCTGGCAAAATACATGGGAAAAGAGCGCCTCATTGCTGAGACCGGTGCGGGACAACACGGTACAGCAACTGCCATGGCTGCTGCCAATATGGGATTTATTTCCGAAGTATACATGGGAGCAAAGGATGTGGAACGTCAGCACATGAACGTCTACAGAATGGAACTCATGGGCTCAAAAGTAAATGCGGTCGAGTCCGGTTCAAGGACCCTTAAAGATGCGATCAATGAAGCACTGAGAGACTGGGTCACCAACGTTGAGAACACTCACTACCTCATAGGTTCTGTTGTAGGACCACACCCATACCCCATGATAGTCCGTGACTTCCAGAGTGTGATTGGGAAGGAGGTCAAGGAACAGATCATAGAGAAGGAAGGAAGATATCCGGATTCTATTGTCGCCTGTGCAGGTGGCGGTAGTAATGCAATGGGCATATTCCATCCTTTCGTCGAGGATAAGGAAGTCAAGCTCTTCCCTGTGGAAGCAGGTGGCAAAGGGATGAAGACAACCGAAAAGGAAGCATTGCACTCATCCTCACTCTGTGCTGGCGAAGAAGGCATACTTCAGGGTGCACACACAATGATATTACAGGACAGGTACGGACAGATACTTGAATCAAGTTCCGTTTCTGCAGGCCTTGATTATTCAGGCGTGGGTCCGGAACTGGCACATCTTGCGGATATCGGCAGGATAACACCATGCAGCGTAAATGACGAAGAGGCACTCGAAGCATTCTATGAGCTAAGCCGCCTTGAAGGCATTATTCCTGCACTTGAATCATCACATGCTGTAGCATATGTAATGAAGATGGCAAAGACAGGAGAACTCGGAAACCTTGTAGTCATCAACATTTCAGGAAGAGGCGACAAAGACCTTGAGACAGTATTCAAATTGAAGGAAGAAGGAGAAACAAAAAAAGAAAAGGAGGCCTGCCAGTGA